Proteins co-encoded in one Babylonia areolata isolate BAREFJ2019XMU chromosome 5, ASM4173473v1, whole genome shotgun sequence genomic window:
- the LOC143282015 gene encoding 26S proteasome regulatory subunit 6A-B, whose amino-acid sequence MSTLEDRAIWEDGEESLGEEVLRMSNDEIVSRTRLLDNEIKIMKSELMRISHELQAQKEKIKENTEKIKVNKTLPYLVSNVIELLDMDPQDAGEEDGANIDLDAQRKGKCAVIKTSTRQTYFLPVIGLVDAEQLKPGDLVGVNKDSYLILETLPQEYDSRVKAMEVDERPTEQYSDIGGLDKQIQELIEAVVLPMTHKERFEALGIQPPKGVLLYGAPGTGKTLLARACAAQTKSTFLKLAGPQLVQMFIGDGAKLVRDAFALAKEKAPAIVFIDELDAIGTKRFDSEKAGDREVQRTMLELLNQMDGFQPNAMIKVIAATNRVDILDPALLRSGRLDRKIEFPHPNEEARARILQIHSRKMNVSKDVNYEELARCTDDFNGAQLKAVCVEAGMIAMRREGTELSHEDYMDAIIEVQAKKKTNLQYYA is encoded by the exons ATGTCGACACTAGAAGACCGAGCTATTTGGGAAGACGGCGAG GAGTCTTTGGGTGAGGAGGTGCTGCGCATGTCCAATGATGAAATTGTCAGCAGAACCCGTCTTCTGGACAACGAAATAAAG ATCATGAAATCGGAACTTATGCGTATATCCCATGAGCTTCAGGCTCAGAAGGAAAAGATCaaggaaaacacagagaaaatcaAAGTCAACAAAACTCTGCCTTATCTGGTCTCCAATGTCATTGAG CTGCTGGACATGGACCCTCAGGATGCTGGGGAAGAGGATGGAGCCAACATTGACTTGGATGCTCAGCGGAAAGGCAAATGTGCTGTCATCAAGACTTCTACCAGACAG ACCTACTTCCTGCCTGTCATTGGCTTGGTGGATGCTGAACAGCTCAAGCCTGGTGACCTGGTG ggagTTAACAAGGACTCCTATCTGATACTAGAGACACTGCCACAAGA GTACGATTCCCGTGTAAAAGCTATGGAAGTGGATGAGCGAcccacagaacagtacagtgacaTTGGTGGTCTGGACAAACAAATTCAGGAG TTGATAGAAGCTGTGGTTCTGCCCATGACACACAAGGAAAGGTTTGAAGCACTGGGAATCCAGCCACCAAAAG GTGTGTTGCTGTATGGAGCCCCTGGCACTGGCAAAACTCTGTTGGCCCGAGCGTGTGCTGCCCAGACCAAGTCGACCTTCCTGAAGCTGGCAGGGCCCCAGCTGGTGCAGATGTTCATCGGCGACGGAGCCAAGCTGGTCAGGGATGCCTTTGCCCTGGCCAAGGAGAAAGCCCCAGCCATCGTCTTCATTGATGAGCTGGATGCCATTg GTACCAAGCGTTTCGACAGTGAGAAAGCTGGGGACCGTGAAGTGCAGCGTACCATGCTGGAGTTACTGAACCAGATGGACGGCTTCCAGCCCAATGCCATGATCAAG GTGATAGCTGCCACAAACCGAGTGGACATTTTGGACCCTGCCTTGCTGCGGTCTGGACGTCTGGACAGAAAGATTGAGTTCCCCCATCCCAATGAGGAAGCCAGGGCTCGCATTTTGCAGATCCACTCTCGTAAAATGAATGTCAG TAAGGACGTGAACTACGAGGAGTTGGCCAGGTGTACTGACGACTTCAATGGAGCTCAgctgaaggctgtgtgtgtggaggct GGTATGATCGCCATGCGACGCGAGGGCACAGAGCTGAGCCATGAGGACTACATGGACGCCATCATTGAGGTGCAGGCCAAGAAGAAGACCAACCTGCAGTACTATGCTTAA